From Kiritimatiellia bacterium, one genomic window encodes:
- a CDS encoding Fur family transcriptional regulator: protein MTRSRHKYVEQLRDEWRRRGMRWTPERERIVRELVSSQIHLDADQLTARLQRKGLRASKATVYRTLSRLARAGIIQEVFRCGGKARYEFTQKHHDHLLCVACGRAIEFNDAGIEKRQEAICRKHGFQALEHRMSIKGLCRACRLKHSGRKKNIGNFN from the coding sequence ATGACGCGCTCAAGGCATAAATATGTGGAACAACTGCGCGACGAGTGGCGCCGGCGCGGCATGCGCTGGACACCCGAGCGGGAACGCATTGTGCGCGAATTAGTTTCCTCGCAGATTCACCTGGACGCCGACCAGCTCACCGCGCGTTTGCAGCGCAAGGGACTGCGCGCCTCAAAGGCAACCGTCTACCGGACGCTTTCCCGCCTGGCACGGGCCGGAATAATCCAGGAGGTTTTCCGCTGCGGAGGAAAGGCGCGCTATGAATTCACGCAAAAACATCACGACCACCTGCTCTGCGTCGCCTGCGGCCGGGCGATTGAATTCAACGACGCTGGCATTGAAAAACGGCAGGAAGCCATCTGCCGTAAACACGGATTTCAGGCCCTGGAACACCGGATGAGCATCAAGGGACTGTGCCGGGCATGCCGGTTAAAACATTCCGGAAGGAAAAAAAACATTGGGAATTTCAATTAA